The Betaproteobacteria bacterium nucleotide sequence CCACTTTCAGCGCGCTCACTTCGCGCGCGGCAATCGGCAAGGTGTCCTCGGCACTGTCCGCGTGCACGATCGCGTGCGCCGGAAACGCGACCGCGGACAACTGCCGCTCCATGCCGTCCACGGTGATCTGGTTGTCGAACGCCAGTGCGGCAATGCGCTCGATCGCCTCGTACCACGCACTGGCGCGGACCATGGTGTCGAGCACTTCCACATCGCTCGGCAATTCGGCCGCCACGGTGAGTGGAAAATAACGCCCGACGCGATCCACGCTCGGTTGCACCAGGCCGGCCCACGCCGGCGCACCGCAGGTGCCGGGCGCGAGCAGAAAGCGCCACACCGGTGCATCGCGATACAGGCGCTCCCAATCCGCAGCGAGCGCCGTGCGGCAATGGGTCAGACAGTGTTGCAGCCACTCGTCCCAGTGCTGCACGAACACGTGCGCGACCCGGCGGCTGACGAAATCGCCCTGATCGGGCATCTTGCCGTAGAAGCCGGTTTGGCCGCGATCCTGCATGCTCAACTCCCGGGGCATCGGAATTCCTCCAATGCGCGCAGGCGAAACGGGTTGTAGATGCTGGTCGCGCGCAATTCATAAGTGACCGGAGCCCCGCCGAAGTTGTAGGCCAGCTGCAGACGGTCGGGCTGTGCGCCGACCTGCGGGTTGCCGCGATCGATCAACCGGAACAGCGCCCAGGTGCCTTCCAGCGTGAGCGCCGCGCCGCTCGGATAGGCTTGCAGGCGCACCGTTCCGCCGGGGCGCTGGCTCGGCCAGCCGATCTTCACCGCGATGGCGGCGATGCGATCGAAGCGCATCACCTGGTTGTCGATCTCGAGCGTGACGTGGCTCACGCGCTCGTCCATCGACAGCACGCGCAGATCGGCTGCGGCGGCGGGCATCTTCGAACCCGGCCGGAAGAACGCGTCGCGAATGATCGCCGCGCGCTGGAACTGAGCGATGACGCCGGCGGGGACCTGCACGCCTTCGCGCCCGCGGCTGCGCCAGGTCGCCCCCGAGGTGTCGACGTACTGCGCGACCTGGCTCTTGAACACCTCGTCGAGATCCCCGCCGGGGCCGAACACGCGGCTGAAATCGTCCACGGTGACTTCGTTGGCGGCCTGCTTGTTGAACGGGTAGCGGCCCGCGATCGCCTTGCGACAGAAGTCCGACGCCGCCATGATCGACTTCATCACGCTCTCGCGGCTCGCCCGGTCGCCCTGCGACAATCCCGCCTGTGCCGCGCCGCGCAGCGCCTCGCGCACGGGCGAGGGCAACTGCGATGCGTCGCCTTCGAGCTCGCGCGCTGCAAGCGGCGGCTTCACCGGCTCGCCGCGGCGCTCGGACTCCTCCATCGCCACCAGCTGGCTGTAGTATTCGCGCAGCTTCGCGATCACCTGGTCGATCTGCGACGGCGCGCCTTCCTTGCCCTCCGCAAGCGCCCGCAGCTCGCGGAAATGATCGTCGACGATCGCCTCGGGCCGCTCTCGCGCGCCGGTGTCGATCTTGGTCGCGGATCCCAGAATGCCGGAGAGCGCCTTCTTGGTGGAATCCACGACGCTGTCCGTGATCGCCTGGGTGGCGGCCGACTTGACCGAACCGTCGCCCTCGGAGAGCGAGACTTGCTTGGCAGCCGCGACCACCAGCCGGCGCAGCGGCGAATCCGATCCCGACAGGGTGCGGACCAGCGCAACGGTCTGCGACAGATTCTGCGGCCGCTTCAAGCGGATGTCGCTCAGGAACTCGTCCCAGGTGCGGATGTAGTCTTCGAGGTAGCGGCGGCGCACTTCCTCCAGCGCCTGGGGCGACTCGGCGACCGCGGCGACTGCGCTCTTGCGCCCGAGCACCCACGATTCCTCCTGGGCCAGGCGCTGCGTGGTGCGCGCGGCCGCGGGCTTGAACGCCTTGTAGTAGCCGTTCAAGGTGAAAAAGCCCGGCACGCCCTGCGTCAACGGCGCGCCGGAGCGGCGCTCGAACACCTGCGCTGCGCTCGGCCCGGCCGCGTCGCTCAACGAGAACGCCGCGATATCGCTGTACTCGGCTTCCTGGCGCAGGCGGAAATAGATCCGGTCGGTGAGCGAAGCGCGTGCGAGCTTCTCGCGCGCGTCGGCCACGAGCTGCGTTTCCTGCGCACGCGTCATGTCGAGCGGCCGATTCGCGAGCGCTGCGCGCAGATGTCCCTGCAGGCTCTGCGCGAGCTGGCCGCCGTCGCCGGTCGGCAGATTGCGCTCCCAATCGAGCGCCAGCAGTGCCTCGAGCCCTTTCGGATCGAGCACCTTGTCCGAATAGAGCATCAGGTACGCCTTGAGAAACTCGTACAGGCCGACCGGATTGGGCACCTCGCGGATGAGCTGCTCGAGCCGCAGCGCGATGCGCGGCAGGAAAGCATCGCGCAGCGCGCTGTCATAGGCGCGCCGCGCCTGCGAGCCCAGCTTCTCGCCCTGGTACAGGCCGAAGCCGAGCGACCACGGCACGTCGTGCTTGGGATCCGAATAAGGCTCGCCCAGCGTTCTCATGTCCGACAGGAGCGCGGAAACCGCGGGCAGGTCGCCGGTCTGGGGCGGCGGCAGCGACTCGATCTTTGCCTGCACCGCCTTGGTCTTGTCTTCGAGCTCGGCGATCAGCTGCTGATTGCCGAAGTAGCTCGTGCCCCACAGCGCCAGCAGGCCGATGCATAAAAGCGCGAGCACCGCGTAGCCGCCGTACAGCAGCAGGCGCAAGCGCCGCTCGAGCGCCGCATTGGCGCCCACGAGCCCGGCTTCGGGGAAAATCACTTCTTTCAGCAGCGCGGTCAGGAAGTAGCTGCGGCCGCTCGACACCGACGGCGGCAGAATCTTGCGTTCGAGCCGGAAGCTTCGCGCCAGCGTTCCGAGCACGCGGTCGATCGGGCTGCCTTCCTGCGTGCCGCTGGTGAAGTAGATGCCGCGCAGCATCGGCTGCTCGGCGTAGCGCGTGCCGGAGAACACCGCGGAGACGAATTCCTCCAGCATCGGTTTGATGCCACCGAACTGCTGCGGAAAGTTATAGATGAGCGCGCGGCGCTGCTGGTCGCGCTCCTGCTGCAGGCGATCGACCACCAGGCCGTTCAAGCGCTCGTCGAGCGCCTGGAACTCGGTTCCGAACTGCGCCGCGTAGTTGACACTCGCGGTGGCATCCGGCGTGTGCGGGAAAGTCATGCCCCAGACCTGCGCGCGCTCCTCGCGCCCGTACTGGGCGAAGAACTCGTTGAAGCCAGCGAGCAGGTCGCACTTGGTCACCATGACGTACAGCGGGAAGCGCACGCCAAGCCGCGAATACAGCTCGAGCACGCGCAGCCGCACGGCATCGATATAGCGCATGCGCTCGGGCTCGCTCCAGGCGAGCAGATCGGACACGCTGACGGTGATGATGGCGCCGTTGAGCGGGCGCCGCGGCCGGTGCTTCTTCAGCAGGTCGAGGAAGCCGAGCCACGCGGCGGCATCGGCCTTCTGCTCGCTTTCCTGGGTGGTGTAGCGCCCGGCGGTATCGAGCAGGACGGCTTCGTCGGTGAACCACCAGTCGCAGTTGCGCGTGCCACCCACGCCTTTGACCGAGTGCCCCTCGGCGCCTTCCTCCACCGCGAAGCGCAGGCCCGAGTTGACCAGGGCCGTGGTCTTGCCCGAGCCCGGCGCGCCGATGAAGACGTACCAGGGCAGCTGGTACAGGAACTGGGACTCGCCGCTGCGTCCGGTGAACTTCGCTTTCTTCAAGGTGACGGCGGCCTGCTCGAAGCGGCTGCGCAGCAACGCCACCTCTTCGGCGGACTTCGCGGCCGATGGATCGGGCGCATCTCCGCCGCCCGCAATGCCGTCGAGCAGTTTCCTGTTCGCTTGCCGCGCCGCCAGCAGGCGCCCGAGCTCGATGCCGAGCCAGACGCCGGCCACGGCGATGATGACGATCAAGCGCACGCTGGCGCGTTCCAGCGGGCGCGCATCGAAGATCGCGATCGCCGGCCCGATGAACCACACCACCAGCGCGATCGCCAGCACCATGAGGGTGCCGAGGAACCACCGATTCTTGATCAGCTTGCGCATGGAATGCCACTACCGGGGCGCGCAGCCCTGCGCCCGGATCTATCACAAGGACTGCCCCGACCGGGGTCGCAGGCGCTGCGAGCCGCAACTGCAGCCCTGCTGCGAGCCGCAACTGCAGCCCTGCTGCGAGCCGCAACTGCAGCCCTGCTGCAGACCGCAACTGCAGCCCTGCTGCAGACCGCAACTGCAGCCCTGCTGCGCGCCGAACCTGCAGCCCTGCTGCGAGTCGCAAAGAATGAACGCCTCATTGTTCGGCCACTTTGAGAATGATCTCCACCCGCCGGTTGAGCGCGCGGTTGGCCGGCGTGTCGTTGGGAGCGATGGGCTCGGAATCGGCTCGGCCCTCCGCCTTCATGCGGCCGGGATCGGTTACCGTCTTGTTCATCAGCTGCAGCACCGAGGTGGCGCGCTCCTGCGACAAGTGCCAGTTCGACGGGAAGCGGACAGAGTGGATCGGCTGGCTGTCGGTGTGCCCGGTGATGACCACCTGCCCCGGAACTTCGTTGAGCGCCTGGCTGATCCGGCGCAGCAGCCCCTCGGCCTTGGGCTCGACCGAGGCGGCGCCGGAATCGAACAGGCCGTCGCCGCGGATGCGCACGAGGCTGGTCGTTTCCGTTTCGATCACTTCCACCAGGCCCTGCTTGATCTCCTCGGCGAGGAAGCGGCTCAGCCGCGGCGGCACCGGCTTCGGCACCACCGTGACCTGCGGCGCGGGCGGCGCCGGCGCCTTCAATGCGGCCAAGGCCGAGAACGCCGCGTCGGAGCGCTGGTTGATGCTCAGGCTCAACCAGAAGAACACGCCCGCCAGCACCAGTGCGGCTACCGCAGCCGATACCCACAGCGGCAGGAACCGGACGGTGCGCCCGATGCTCGTCTGCAGCCCTTTCCAATGCACCGACAGCGCGCTCTCCGCACCCCCGCGGCTACGCCGGATCATGTTGTAGAGCCGCTCGCGCACTTCCTCGAGCTGCGCTCTGCCGTTGTCGGCGACGCGATAGCGGCCCTCGAACCCGAGCGCGAGGCACACGTACATCAGTTCCAGCAGCGCGAGGTGCCTCGCGGGATCCTCGGCCATCTTGCCGAGCAGCAGGAAGAACTTCTCGCCACCCCAGGTCTCGCGATAGAGCGTGACCAGCAGGCTCATGCGCGCCCATTGCCCGGTATGCCCCCAGGGCGTGAGCGAGATCGATTCGTCGACCAGCGTGCACAGCGCGTACTTCGCGGCCTGGATGTGCTCCTCCGGCAACGCGTGCGCGCGCGCGGATTTTTCGAACTCGCTCACCTGTCGCAGCAACAATTCGCGCAAGCCGTTCACGTCGGAATAGGACACCGACGAGCGCAGCTGCGGGACGAGCGAAAGGATCGGGTTCGCGGCCGCCACCAGCGCATTGATGCCCGCCAGCGCGGCGAGATCCATGGTGTGCGATTCGGCCGCCTCGACGGTGGCCTCGGTCTGCAGCGCGGAGCGCTGGAAGACCTTGCGCCCTTGCGGTTTCGCGATGATGGTCGCGTCCGAATCTTCGTTCGGCAGGCTGGCCTCGGTCACTGCGCGCCCCGCTTGTCAGCGCCCATATGCTTGTCTTCCCTCTCCCTTCGGGAGAGGGATCGAGGGTGAGGGACATGCGTCGTGCTCACGACTTCCCTCCCTTGCAGGGCGCGCATCGGCATGCAGGCCGATGCCGTTCGGCCGGCGCGGACCATGGTCCGCGAATTCCCGGCCTCATCCCCCAGCCCCTCTCCCAGGAGGAGAGGGGAGCGACCCATCATCCACCACGTAACAATCGAAGGTCGCATCTTGCCCATCACGCGCCGCCGCGGATCGCCCACAGCTGCACCTTGAGCTCGGGAAAGTCGCCGGCCACGTGCATCACGAGCATCCTCGACGCTTCCAGGTCCTTCCAGTAATCCACCGGATCGCTCAGCCGGCGCGTCTTGTCGAGCTCGAAGTAGGTGTAGCCGGCGTGATACGGAATCTGCCGCGGCGCCACCGGCAGCGGGCGCAGCGGGATGCCGGGAAGCTGCGATTCGACCAGCGGGCGGATGCGTTCGCGCGAGCCGATCTGCGCCTCGCGCGGAAAGCGCGCGCGCAGCATTTCCGGCGGCACTTGCGCGTTCACTGCGAGCACGAATACGGCGTTGCGCAGCAGTTCCACGTCCTGCACCCGGCCGACGAAGTAGCCTTGCGAGACATCTTCGAGCGGAATCGCCAGCGCCGATGCTTCCAGGATCGCGGTCAATCCGGCGCGCACTTCCTCCATCACCGGCCGAAACGTCTCCCACAATGCCGCTTGCCGATACGGTTCGAACTCCGGCGCGCGCTTGTCCTTACGGGCGAAAGTCGCGAGCTCGCCGGCCAGAGCGACCAGCGGGCGATAGAACTCTTCGGGATGCAGCGGCGCGCGGTTGCACAGATGTTCGAGCACAGGCTGCATGCGGTTGCACAACTGCAACAGAAGGAAGTCGGCGAACTCGGCAACGCCTTGCGTTCCCGGGCGCGCGATGCGCTCCGACAGCGCCTGCACGCGATGGCGCAGCAGCCCGTACACTTCCTTCACGCAGTCGAACAGCTTCGGCGCGGCACGGCAATCGAGCACCGGCGGATAGTATTCCTCGTCCAGCAGCACGCGCCCGTCGGGGCGTTTCTCCACCACCCGCGCCACGCCCAGGCTGGCATAGGCGCCCGACAGATCCTGCTCCAGGCGCAGCGAAAGATTCAGACGCCCGACCTTGAGCTCGGCCGTGCTGTCGAGCTCCGCGATGGCATCGCGCGCTTCGAAGTCCGCGGTGAAATAGCGCACCAGCGCATTCGAGGGCGTACGCTCGAGCCCCAGCGCGCCCATGCCCGGCCGGTGGACCGGCACGGCCAACACGACCAGCGCATCCTTCGCGCCGTCCGGGACATCGAGCGGAGTCGGAATATCGCAATCGCGCGGGATATCGAACGGCGTGCCGTCGGGCAGTATTCCGCTTGCAGCCGACAGTCCCAGCTTGCCGAGCTTGGCGAGCTCCTGGTCGATGGCGAGCTGGGTGAAGCCGTACGCATACGCCAGCAGATGGCTGGTCGTATCGCGCAGCAGCTTTTCCAGGAAGCGTTCGGATTGCTGGAAATGTTGCGGCCGCAGGAACAGGCCCTCGGTCCACGCGACGCGGTTGCTATCCGACATCGACGATCCCCGCAGCGGCAATGGACAGGCCGGTTTTGATGTTTACTCTCTCGCTCGTCATTGCAACGACCGCAGCACGCACGCGACTTGCGCCCCCCGATGCGCCGCGCACGCATGATGGCACGCGCACGGCACCGCAATGATGACATGTTTTCGGCCGTTCGCCACGCCCGAAACGACTCGAGTCGGCTCGACAATTCGACGGACGGATTTTCGACACCATCCGTCGGGCTCGACATACCGGTGGCGCCCGCCACCGTCCACCGAGCCCGACACCGTTCGTCGATCCCGAACCATCCGCCGCGGCCGCACCACCACCGTGTGGCGCCTGTCGGCAAACCTGCGTTATCGACGGAATCGTCCGGAACTTGAGCGCACCGGAGCGATCTGCACGAAGGTGCCTTGCCGCGGCGACTTGTCCGGCCGCCAGCGCACGAACCGCGTGCTCGTGCCACGCAGCTTCAGGCTGTGGCGCGCGACTTGCCCAATCGTTCGATCGCCGCGCGCAACGATCGCTCCGCCTCGCAGTAATCCGCCCATGCGCTACTCTTGCGCATCAGCGCGGGCACGGTCGCA carries:
- a CDS encoding DotU family type VI secretion system protein; protein product: MTEASLPNEDSDATIIAKPQGRKVFQRSALQTEATVEAAESHTMDLAALAGINALVAAANPILSLVPQLRSSVSYSDVNGLRELLLRQVSEFEKSARAHALPEEHIQAAKYALCTLVDESISLTPWGHTGQWARMSLLVTLYRETWGGEKFFLLLGKMAEDPARHLALLELMYVCLALGFEGRYRVADNGRAQLEEVRERLYNMIRRSRGGAESALSVHWKGLQTSIGRTVRFLPLWVSAAVAALVLAGVFFWLSLSINQRSDAAFSALAALKAPAPPAPQVTVVPKPVPPRLSRFLAEEIKQGLVEVIETETTSLVRIRGDGLFDSGAASVEPKAEGLLRRISQALNEVPGQVVITGHTDSQPIHSVRFPSNWHLSQERATSVLQLMNKTVTDPGRMKAEGRADSEPIAPNDTPANRALNRRVEIILKVAEQ
- the tssK gene encoding type VI secretion system baseplate subunit TssK, which produces MSDSNRVAWTEGLFLRPQHFQQSERFLEKLLRDTTSHLLAYAYGFTQLAIDQELAKLGKLGLSAASGILPDGTPFDIPRDCDIPTPLDVPDGAKDALVVLAVPVHRPGMGALGLERTPSNALVRYFTADFEARDAIAELDSTAELKVGRLNLSLRLEQDLSGAYASLGVARVVEKRPDGRVLLDEEYYPPVLDCRAAPKLFDCVKEVYGLLRHRVQALSERIARPGTQGVAEFADFLLLQLCNRMQPVLEHLCNRAPLHPEEFYRPLVALAGELATFARKDKRAPEFEPYRQAALWETFRPVMEEVRAGLTAILEASALAIPLEDVSQGYFVGRVQDVELLRNAVFVLAVNAQVPPEMLRARFPREAQIGSRERIRPLVESQLPGIPLRPLPVAPRQIPYHAGYTYFELDKTRRLSDPVDYWKDLEASRMLVMHVAGDFPELKVQLWAIRGGA
- the tagF gene encoding type VI secretion system-associated protein TagF, which encodes MPRELSMQDRGQTGFYGKMPDQGDFVSRRVAHVFVQHWDEWLQHCLTHCRTALAADWERLYRDAPVWRFLLAPGTCGAPAWAGLVQPSVDRVGRYFPLTVAAELPSDVEVLDTMVRASAWYEAIERIAALAFDNQITVDGMERQLSAVAFPAHAIVHADSAEDTLPIAAREVSALKVGCPNGSGLVNVGNALREDQVSVGHDHCVWFNANPGDVERVVLVTRSLPPSALSQALFDGRWAAHGWPSARSDAQIPV
- the tssM gene encoding type VI secretion system membrane subunit TssM; the protein is MRKLIKNRWFLGTLMVLAIALVVWFIGPAIAIFDARPLERASVRLIVIIAVAGVWLGIELGRLLAARQANRKLLDGIAGGGDAPDPSAAKSAEEVALLRSRFEQAAVTLKKAKFTGRSGESQFLYQLPWYVFIGAPGSGKTTALVNSGLRFAVEEGAEGHSVKGVGGTRNCDWWFTDEAVLLDTAGRYTTQESEQKADAAAWLGFLDLLKKHRPRRPLNGAIITVSVSDLLAWSEPERMRYIDAVRLRVLELYSRLGVRFPLYVMVTKCDLLAGFNEFFAQYGREERAQVWGMTFPHTPDATASVNYAAQFGTEFQALDERLNGLVVDRLQQERDQQRRALIYNFPQQFGGIKPMLEEFVSAVFSGTRYAEQPMLRGIYFTSGTQEGSPIDRVLGTLARSFRLERKILPPSVSSGRSYFLTALLKEVIFPEAGLVGANAALERRLRLLLYGGYAVLALLCIGLLALWGTSYFGNQQLIAELEDKTKAVQAKIESLPPPQTGDLPAVSALLSDMRTLGEPYSDPKHDVPWSLGFGLYQGEKLGSQARRAYDSALRDAFLPRIALRLEQLIREVPNPVGLYEFLKAYLMLYSDKVLDPKGLEALLALDWERNLPTGDGGQLAQSLQGHLRAALANRPLDMTRAQETQLVADAREKLARASLTDRIYFRLRQEAEYSDIAAFSLSDAAGPSAAQVFERRSGAPLTQGVPGFFTLNGYYKAFKPAAARTTQRLAQEESWVLGRKSAVAAVAESPQALEEVRRRYLEDYIRTWDEFLSDIRLKRPQNLSQTVALVRTLSGSDSPLRRLVVAAAKQVSLSEGDGSVKSAATQAITDSVVDSTKKALSGILGSATKIDTGARERPEAIVDDHFRELRALAEGKEGAPSQIDQVIAKLREYYSQLVAMEESERRGEPVKPPLAARELEGDASQLPSPVREALRGAAQAGLSQGDRASRESVMKSIMAASDFCRKAIAGRYPFNKQAANEVTVDDFSRVFGPGGDLDEVFKSQVAQYVDTSGATWRSRGREGVQVPAGVIAQFQRAAIIRDAFFRPGSKMPAAAADLRVLSMDERVSHVTLEIDNQVMRFDRIAAIAVKIGWPSQRPGGTVRLQAYPSGAALTLEGTWALFRLIDRGNPQVGAQPDRLQLAYNFGGAPVTYELRATSIYNPFRLRALEEFRCPGS